A DNA window from Aureibacter tunicatorum contains the following coding sequences:
- a CDS encoding DUF4291 domain-containing protein translates to MEKIKYKDYEKQLPQSGEYILGQRNGESVYVYQAYNHAIANFAVENQKFGGRKFSFKRMTWIKPNFLWMMFRSGWASKENQERILAIEIPLAYFKELYDKGVYSSFREDKYDSFETWKELVAQSEVRLQWDPDHDPYGEKIERRAIQLGIRGDELLAFNSKIISITDLTDFVIEQREVMQNDFKALQVIKEEVLL, encoded by the coding sequence TTGGAAAAAATAAAATATAAAGATTACGAAAAGCAACTTCCTCAGTCTGGAGAGTATATTTTAGGGCAAAGAAATGGAGAATCTGTGTATGTGTATCAAGCATACAATCATGCGATAGCGAACTTTGCTGTTGAGAATCAAAAGTTTGGAGGGAGAAAGTTTAGCTTCAAAAGAATGACATGGATCAAGCCTAATTTTTTATGGATGATGTTTCGTTCAGGATGGGCTTCAAAAGAGAATCAAGAAAGAATATTGGCAATAGAAATACCTTTGGCATACTTTAAGGAGCTTTATGACAAAGGCGTGTACTCTTCATTTCGTGAGGATAAATATGATTCTTTCGAAACATGGAAAGAGTTGGTTGCTCAAAGCGAGGTAAGATTGCAATGGGACCCTGATCATGATCCTTATGGAGAGAAGATTGAAAGAAGAGCGATACAGTTGGGTATTAGAGGAGATGAGCTTTTAGCTTTCAATTCAAAGATTATATCTATAACTGATTTGACCGATTTTGTTATTGAGCAGAGAGAAGTAATGCAAAATGACTTTAAAGCTTTGCAGGTAATCAAGGAAGAAGTTCTTTTGTGA